The genomic stretch GAACCTTGTGGTATCTCGAGACCGGGGACCGCAGGGAGGGCCGGCGGGGGGTGTTTCAGTTCCTGCTGCGTTTTCTCCTTCACTCCGGATTTCTGGGGGCACCGGGGGAATGCGGCCGCTGCGGGACCGGATTCGGGCCCTTTGATGAGGTCCTTTTCGACAGCCGGGACGGCGAACTTATCTGTACAGCCTGTTCCGTTGAAGGGGCTTTACCGGTATCCGCCGGAGTGCGGCGCTATATGGAAGGGGCCATGAAATTTCCCCTGTCCCAGGCTCTGGAAATCGGTATCGATGATTCCCTGGAGCAGGGACTGGTGGATCTGCTGCGGGAGTTGCTGCAGGGTACCCTGAACCTGCAGCTGAAGTCCTTTGAAATCTACTTCGGGATTCCGGTGTCATGATGAAGCTGCGGCTTTTTACCGCCCTGCTGCCGGAACACAGGCTTCTGGAGGACATTATTTCGCTCCAGAATGCCTGCCGGCGAAGCGGAATGCAGAATCTGCGGTATATAGAGGTTGAGAATCTGCACGTTACGGTAAACTTTCTGGGAGACACCGATCCCATGGAGCTGCCTGCGCTGCATGATATTCTCCAGCAGGGAGTTTCGATGCTGAAGGCACCGGTTTTCAAGCCCGCCGGCATGGGGGTCTTTCCGTCTTTCCGCCGGGCACGGAGTCTTAATCTGTTGCTGGAAGATCCGGAAGGCGGCATGGATCTCATGTTCCGGCATCTTGACGGACTGCTCAAGGGGGCCGGTTATCCGGGTGAGGATAGAAGGTTTCGTCCCCACGTAACCTTCGGCCGGTTTCGTTCCCCCAGGGGAGAGACAGTCGATGCGGATATGCTGCCCTCTTTGACCGGGGATATGGAGCGGATTTTCCGGGTCCGCGAGCTGGTCCTGTTCCGTTCGGAACTGGGGCCCGGAGGTGCACGCTATTCTCCTGAAGGGCGGTACCGCTTTGGAACCGAATAAGAACACGGGAGATTGATAGAGCATGGTTTGGCAGAAATACCCAATAGATAGCGATACGGTACGGAAGGTTTCCGAGGAATTCGGGATTGATCTCCTTTTGGCATCCATCCTGGTACGCAGAAATCTTCACCGAAGGGAGGATATCAAGTTTGTCCTTGAGGAAGACCTGCTCTTTACCCATAATCCCTTTCTGTTCGTGGAAATGGAGGATGCCATCGACCGCATCCACCAGGCCCTGGAAGAGGGGGAGAAGATCCTTATTTTCGGGGACCGCGACGTGGACGGCATTACCTCGACCGTCCTGCTTACCCAGACTATCCGGGATCTTGGCGGAGATGTACGCTGGCGTGTCCCCATGGGGGATGATCCTTACGGCCTGCACATGGAGGCTGTCGAGGAGTTCGCCGCCGAAGACGGTACCCTGATCATAACTGTGGACTGCGGTATCTCCAACAAGCAGGAGATCGAGCGGGCCCTGGAGATGGGTATCGAGACTCTTGTTGTGGACCATCATAATCCGCCGGAGGAGCTGCCGCCGGCGGTGGCGATAATCAACCCCAAGGTTGAGGAGTGCGGGTATCCCTTCCGCGATCTTGCAGGATGCGGCGTAGCCGCCAAGCTTGTCTGGGCTCTCCTTTTTTCCCGTTCACATTTCTATAACCAGAGTGTCTGTCTTTTAAATGTGCGCCCCGGAAACGACAGCTACTTTATTGAAGCGGTAAAGATGGTGAACCTGGTAGAGACGGACAGGATAGTTGAGACCCTGAATCCGGGGATGGTGGGTCTCTCAAATACGCGGTTGTATCGTTTCCTCGAAGGGGAGGAGATCCTGGTGTACGACGCCGAACCCCAGGAAAAGATGCTGAGAAAGATCTTCGGGCCGGATACTCTGATAGCTCTGATCGACCTGAAACCGCAGATAGAAAAGGTCTTTCCCGCCTTGAGCGGAAGAGGAACAAGTCTTCTGGCTCTCAGGGAAAAGAGCAGGATTGGAAAATACGAGAACTTCCGGCTGGAAGAGATTGATGTGCTGGCAAACCTTTTCCGCAGTTTCGTACACCGAAAAGTCCCCGCCCTGAGCGAGGAGTTTCCCCGCTGTCTGGATCTTGTTGCCCTGGGGACCCTGGCGGATCTTATGCCCCTGGTGGACGAAAACCGCATTCTGGTGCGTCAGGGACTCAAGGTCCTGAATTCCACCGGCCGCAAGGGCTTAAGAGAGCTGCTTTTTCAGAAGAACCTGCTGGGAAAGCGTATCGGTACCACTGATATTGCCTGGCAGCTCAGCCCCTCCATTAATGCCACCGGCCGCCTTGGCCGGCCGGATACAGCGGTGAACCTGCTATTGAGCGATGACGATAAGCAGCTCAAGGAGCTGGCAGAAGAGGTTGATTCCCTGAACCGGGAACGCAAGAAACTCGGCGAGACGGTCTGGTCGAGGATCTTCCCGAAAACAAAGAAGAACCTGGACGAGATGAGCGGCAATATGGTGTTTATCTCGGATTCGTCGATACACCGGGGTATTACCGGCATTATCGCCTCCCGCTTGTCTAACACCATGAAGGTTCCCGCGGTGGTGGTGGCCCACTTCGACGGTAAGGCGGTGGGATCCGTGCGCTGCGATCCGCCCTTTAATGTCCGTACCTTTCTTTCCAACTTTGAAGATCTTTTGCTGGACTACGGCGGACACGACTGTGCCGGGGGCTTTTCCATGCTGGAGGAGCAGTTCGAGACCTTCAATCATCGGGTACGGACCTTTGCAAAGGGGATAGTACCGGTAGAGGTGGTGGAGGATCGCCTGTCCATCGATGCAGAACTGCCGCCGGCCTATATGAAACCGGAACTTATAAAGGTGCAGGAGAGCTTTGAACCCTACGGAGAAGCCAACCCTCCACTCATTTTTCTGGCCCGGGGCATGAAGATCCTTCAGGCCGACCTGATGGGACGTAAGGAGGTTGTCCACCTGAAACTGCTGCTGGAAGGCGGAGCGCATAAGTGGCCGGCGGTTTACTGGAATGCCGCCCCCCGGCTGGGCCGGGATTTCCAGACAGGGGATACCGTGGATGTGGCCTTTCGATTAGGGCGGAACTATTTTAATAACACAGAGACCCTGCAGCTGACAGTCCTGGATCTGCACCGCCCGGAGGAGGTCCGGCTTGTAGAAGAGAGGGCGCCTGAATGAGGATGCCCAGGCTGCCGCTCTTTGCTGTTCTGCTGCTCTTCCCTGTTAATCTGCTTAGTGCCTGGGATGTCGACCTTTCCCTGGCGGTCCCGGGAGGCATAGTAAGCGTCGCGGCCGTCGACCGGGAGGAGATCTCCGGGGGTGTCGAACTATGGTATCAGGGACGCAGAGTAAGCAGTGCCGAAGGCATTCCTGCTGCCGTGGGATATGTAGCCCTGCTTCCGCTCCCTTGCGATCTTTCTGCCGGCGAAGTCGAGCTGCGTGTAAAAAACGCGTTGGACGTGGTCTCATCCCTGGAGCTGACCATCGAGGGCAGGGATTTTATCTACGAGGAGATTTCTCTGAATACCGCCATGTCAGAGCTGCGGCAGAGCGACGATCCCCGCAAAATGGAGGAGTCACGCCGTATGTGGGAGTTGCTTGGCAGCTTTGACCCGGCGGCGTCTCTGACGGAAGAGGCCCTTGTGCTTCCGGTGGGAGAAGCCCGGCAAAGCAGCAGCTACGGCGACCGCCGGCTATTTTTATACCGTGACGGCGGCGAAAGCAGATCCCTCCATTACGGTATCGATTATGCAGTGCCGGTGGGAACTCCGGTTGCCGCGGCAGCGGGGGGAAAGGTCGTACTGGCGGCGGACAGAATGCTGACAGGTCTCTCCGTTGTGCTGGAACACGGGCCGGGGATTTTCTCCATCTATTATCACCTGGATTCACTGCTTGTTAACGAAGGAGACCGGGTTGAAAACGGGGAAACCATCGGCAGCAGCGGTATGACAGGCCTTGCAACAGGAGCCCATCTTCACTGGGAGCTGAGGATTAACAGGGTACCGGTTGACCCACTGCTTTTTCTTCACCGGCCCTTTGTGCTTCCTTAGCTGGTACCTGCCATTGCCGCCGATTCTCGTTCCCGCGAGCTTGACACTCTATTCGTAATGCTATTTAATAAAACGAACGTATGTATGTTTACTGCGAAAGGGGGTGATTTTCTATCGCTAACATTCGAATAGACGAAGGCGAACCCTTGGAGAAGGCGATCAAACGCTTCAAGCGAATGGTTGAGAAAGAGGGTATTATCCGGGAATGGAAAAAACGGGAATACTACGAAAAGCCTTCAACCATTAAAAACCGCAAAAAGAAGGCCATGGAGCGCAAGCAAATGAAGAAGCTCCGAAAAATTCAGGCCTCGAAGAATTATTAAACCAGCAAGACGCCGTATGAGCGTTTACAGGAGGCCTCCCGTTGCGGGGCCTCTTTCTTTTCCTGCCAAGGCGGAGTCCCGCAGGCGATGTTCCTGATCCCGGAGGAAAAAAGATGATAGATCTGTCGACAAACTACTTGGGTATTAATCTGCGAAATCCGATCATCGTTGCAAGTTCTGGTATGACCTCCTCGGCGGAGAAGATCGCCGAATGTGAAAAGGCCGGTGCCGGCGCGGTGGTTATCAAGAGCCTTTTTGAAGAACAAATTAACCTGGAAACCGCCGAGATGATGAAAAGTATGGATTATACCGCCCATACCGATGCCTTTGACTACTTTACCGGCACCAGTAAGCATAAGCATATTGACGAATATGTGGAGCTGATTGAAGCGTCAAAGTCTAAGGTTTCTATCCCGGTTATCGGAAGCATTAACTGTGTTACTCCTGGCAGCTGGATTGAGTATGCCGGACGCCTGGAAAAGGCGGGGATTGATGCGCTGGAGGTCAATGTCTTTATCATGCCAGCTGACGCGGAGCAGGACAGTCGCAGCATAGAGGACCGTTATGTCGCCATCCTGCAGGAAATCAAACGGCATGTTTCCGTACCGGTTACACTGAAAATAGGTCCCCATTTTTCCGGTCTTGCCAGTGTTATCAAGCGCTTTGAAAACAACGGGGCAAATGGAGTGGTCCTTTTTAACCGCTTCTACCGGCCCGATGTGGACATAGAAAACATGAAGATTATTCCCGCCAAGGTTTACAGTGTTCCCCAGGAGATGTCCCTCTCACTGCAGTGGATAGCACTGCTTTCCGGCGGACTGAACATCCATTTTGCTGCTGCCACGGGAATCCATGACGGCAAGGGTGTTATAAAGCAATTGCTTGTAGGTGCCCGGGCGACCCAGCTCTGTTCCACCTTGTATCGTAACGGTATAAGCCATATTCAGCGAATCCTTGTAGAGATCGAAGAGTGGATGAACCGTCACAATTATAAGGAAATCGATGACTTTCGGGGAAAGCTCAGTCGTGAGAATGTGGTAAAACCGGAAATATATGAACGGTCTCAATATATCAAGGCACTTGTAGGTATCAGCTGAGGGTGGAGGTATGACAGAGGAGGAAATCCTCGATCTCGTAGATGAGAACGACCGGGTCATTGGCAGGATCCGGCGCAGTGTCTGTCACGGGAACCCCATCTATCTTCATCGGGCGGTACATCTGATCGTACTAAATCCTGAAAAGGAAATTTATCTCCAGTGCAGGAACCCGGACAAAGAGGTTCAGCCGGGCAAATGGGATACCTCTGTTGGGGGGCATATTCCTTCCGGGGAAGAGTATGTGGATGCTGTATTCCGTGAAGCTGACGAGGAGCTGGGACTTAAGGATTTTATTCCCTGCTTTATGTACCGTTACATAACGCATAACGATTTTGAGTCGGAATTTGTTGGTTCTTTTGTGTGTGTTTATCGTCGGGAACTACAGCCAAACCCCGATGAAATCAGTGAGGGGAGGTTCTGGAAGGAGTCTGAGATCAGGGATTCCCTGGGCACAAGGATATTCACTCCGAATTTTGAGGATGAGTTCCGCCGTTTTATAGTCTGGCGTCGCAAGAATCCCCGACGTTACCGTGCGCTTTTTGCCCTTGACGGGAAGCCTTGTAAGGAGATGTATAATGGAGCAGAAAGATGAGTTTAAAGATATCAGACCTTACGGTGATGATGAAATCCGGGAGGTCCTGTTAAGGATAGCCCGGCATCCCTGGATTGCCGAACTGGTTCGACGTTACCGCCTGCCCTATATAAACAAAAAGCTTTTTCCACTTATCCGTCCGCTAGTCAGCTGGAAGTTGGCTTCAATAGTCAGGAAGATAAAAACAGTCGATCAGTTTCAGCGGGAGTACATAGTCAAGCTGGTTCTGGACAGTATCAGAAGAAAGTCAACGGACGGCATCAGTGCCGATGGACTTGATGCCCTGAGCCGGGATTGTCCCTATCTGTTTATAAGTAATCACAGAGACATTACCCTGGATCCGGCCTATATAAACTACTTTCTGGCTCTTCATGGATTGAATATTACCGAAATTGCATTTGGCGATAACCTGATGATCAACGATCTTGTCGCCGACCTGATCCGTGCTAACAAATCCTTCATTGTTCACAGGGGTTTACCGCCCCGGGAGCAGCTGGCTTCATCCATTCAGCTTTCCCGCTATATTAATTCCCGTATTCGGGATGGTCAGTCAATCTGGATAGCCCAGCGGGAGGGCAGGGCCAAGGATGGAGACGATCGCACGAACCCGGCGGTCATAAAAATGTTCTATCTTGCCCACCGCAAGACCGGTGTTGATTATACCGAAATGGTAAAGCGTTACCACATAGTGCCGGTGGCCGTTTCCTACGAGTTCGATCCCTGCGACCGTATGAAAGCCTGGGAGATGTACCGAAAAGAGAACCGGGGCAGCCACTCAAAGGGAAAATATGAGGACCTGGCCAGCATCTATGCCGGTATTCAGGGGTACAAGGGGCGAATCCACTATCAGTACTGCGAACCTATAAAGGGTGAATTTTCTTCCGAGAAGGAGGTCGCAGAAGCTATAGACCGGGCTATTCACAGGGGCTATCGTCTGTGGCCGAACAATTATATCGGTTATGACCTTCTGCATGGCGGTTCCAAATATGTGGACAAATACAGCGATCAGGAGCGTGCGACCTTTTTCGCCCGTTTTCGACGTCTTCCACCCCAGGTCAGGACCAAAGCTTTCGCCGCCTATGCCAAACCGGTGGAAAACCGGGAGGCCCTTGAAGCTGAATCATGAGCTGCTCCTTAATCCTCAAATCCCTGGAGCGTAAAGGATCCCGTCAGGGCCGGGAGATTCTGCTGAGTTTCTCCGACGCCTTCTCGGCCGAAATGCCCGGGGATTGGATCCATCTGCCCTCATTGAGCAGGGTACGTCTTAAGCCTCTTAAAGGAGACAGCAGCTCTCAAGCCCGGATTAAGGGCATGGCCAGGGAGTATCTGCACCGGGGAGACCGCTTTCTGCCCATGAACGCGCCGGTTGCCTGCTCACAGCGCTTTTTCGGGTATCTTGACTCCCGGGGACGGCTGCCGTCCTCTGGAGAACTGAACTGGAATCAGCAAAGGATCTCTTACAGGATCAGTGCAGCCCCGGAGAATGGGGCAGGGATTGTTCTTCTTGAACTTCTGCGTCCAGTTGACTTTGTACCGGGAACAGCTGTTCAGACAGGGGAGAGGCATTTTACTCCTCTGACAGTCAACTGCTACCGTAAAATCAGCCGTGATACAGCTCCGTTTAAGGCTCAGGGCTGGCTGCCGAAGGCCTGTTTTTCCGGACCACTGGGAACGCTGAAGAGTGCCGAGTCTTCCGGGGAGTTTCTTTTTTTCCTTCCCTGGCTGGACTGGGTGCGCGCACTATTGCGGGGAGAATCCCGCAAGGAAGGAGGTCTGGAAACGAAGTCGCTCAGTGCTCTCCTGGGTATACCGCCCTATCTTGTTCCCGACCTGCTGGATATTCTTGCACGGAAATCCTGGTTTCAGACCCGCAAGGGCATTATTCTTGACGCTGCGTGGGACTATTCCGGTTCGCTTTCGCCCATGTCCCGGGGGATTC from Marispirochaeta sp. encodes the following:
- a CDS encoding 1-acyl-sn-glycerol-3-phosphate acyltransferase, which produces MEQKDEFKDIRPYGDDEIREVLLRIARHPWIAELVRRYRLPYINKKLFPLIRPLVSWKLASIVRKIKTVDQFQREYIVKLVLDSIRRKSTDGISADGLDALSRDCPYLFISNHRDITLDPAYINYFLALHGLNITEIAFGDNLMINDLVADLIRANKSFIVHRGLPPREQLASSIQLSRYINSRIRDGQSIWIAQREGRAKDGDDRTNPAVIKMFYLAHRKTGVDYTEMVKRYHIVPVAVSYEFDPCDRMKAWEMYRKENRGSHSKGKYEDLASIYAGIQGYKGRIHYQYCEPIKGEFSSEKEVAEAIDRAIHRGYRLWPNNYIGYDLLHGGSKYVDKYSDQERATFFARFRRLPPQVRTKAFAAYAKPVENREALEAES
- the recO gene encoding DNA repair protein RecO, which gives rise to MSRTSVTEALILRASRVGEYHKQLLLLTPDAGLVKALAFGAFKGKSRLVSASDPYSHARVHLYRNPVRDLFKVSDIEVIHTYEGLRNDLERSYAAALLSEVLASSYAGGGPDYRYPFGLLRRTLWYLETGDRREGRRGVFQFLLRFLLHSGFLGAPGECGRCGTGFGPFDEVLFDSRDGELICTACSVEGALPVSAGVRRYMEGAMKFPLSQALEIGIDDSLEQGLVDLLRELLQGTLNLQLKSFEIYFGIPVS
- a CDS encoding dihydroorotate dehydrogenase-like protein; protein product: MRGLFLFLPRRSPAGDVPDPGGKKMIDLSTNYLGINLRNPIIVASSGMTSSAEKIAECEKAGAGAVVIKSLFEEQINLETAEMMKSMDYTAHTDAFDYFTGTSKHKHIDEYVELIEASKSKVSIPVIGSINCVTPGSWIEYAGRLEKAGIDALEVNVFIMPADAEQDSRSIEDRYVAILQEIKRHVSVPVTLKIGPHFSGLASVIKRFENNGANGVVLFNRFYRPDVDIENMKIIPAKVYSVPQEMSLSLQWIALLSGGLNIHFAAATGIHDGKGVIKQLLVGARATQLCSTLYRNGISHIQRILVEIEEWMNRHNYKEIDDFRGKLSRENVVKPEIYERSQYIKALVGIS
- the rpsU gene encoding 30S ribosomal protein S21 translates to MANIRIDEGEPLEKAIKRFKRMVEKEGIIREWKKREYYEKPSTIKNRKKKAMERKQMKKLRKIQASKNY
- the recJ gene encoding single-stranded-DNA-specific exonuclease RecJ, yielding MVWQKYPIDSDTVRKVSEEFGIDLLLASILVRRNLHRREDIKFVLEEDLLFTHNPFLFVEMEDAIDRIHQALEEGEKILIFGDRDVDGITSTVLLTQTIRDLGGDVRWRVPMGDDPYGLHMEAVEEFAAEDGTLIITVDCGISNKQEIERALEMGIETLVVDHHNPPEELPPAVAIINPKVEECGYPFRDLAGCGVAAKLVWALLFSRSHFYNQSVCLLNVRPGNDSYFIEAVKMVNLVETDRIVETLNPGMVGLSNTRLYRFLEGEEILVYDAEPQEKMLRKIFGPDTLIALIDLKPQIEKVFPALSGRGTSLLALREKSRIGKYENFRLEEIDVLANLFRSFVHRKVPALSEEFPRCLDLVALGTLADLMPLVDENRILVRQGLKVLNSTGRKGLRELLFQKNLLGKRIGTTDIAWQLSPSINATGRLGRPDTAVNLLLSDDDKQLKELAEEVDSLNRERKKLGETVWSRIFPKTKKNLDEMSGNMVFISDSSIHRGITGIIASRLSNTMKVPAVVVAHFDGKAVGSVRCDPPFNVRTFLSNFEDLLLDYGGHDCAGGFSMLEEQFETFNHRVRTFAKGIVPVEVVEDRLSIDAELPPAYMKPELIKVQESFEPYGEANPPLIFLARGMKILQADLMGRKEVVHLKLLLEGGAHKWPAVYWNAAPRLGRDFQTGDTVDVAFRLGRNYFNNTETLQLTVLDLHRPEEVRLVEERAPE
- a CDS encoding NUDIX domain-containing protein; this encodes MTEEEILDLVDENDRVIGRIRRSVCHGNPIYLHRAVHLIVLNPEKEIYLQCRNPDKEVQPGKWDTSVGGHIPSGEEYVDAVFREADEELGLKDFIPCFMYRYITHNDFESEFVGSFVCVYRRELQPNPDEISEGRFWKESEIRDSLGTRIFTPNFEDEFRRFIVWRRKNPRRYRALFALDGKPCKEMYNGAER
- a CDS encoding M23 family metallopeptidase: MRMPRLPLFAVLLLFPVNLLSAWDVDLSLAVPGGIVSVAAVDREEISGGVELWYQGRRVSSAEGIPAAVGYVALLPLPCDLSAGEVELRVKNALDVVSSLELTIEGRDFIYEEISLNTAMSELRQSDDPRKMEESRRMWELLGSFDPAASLTEEALVLPVGEARQSSSYGDRRLFLYRDGGESRSLHYGIDYAVPVGTPVAAAAGGKVVLAADRMLTGLSVVLEHGPGIFSIYYHLDSLLVNEGDRVENGETIGSSGMTGLATGAHLHWELRINRVPVDPLLFLHRPFVLP
- the thpR gene encoding RNA 2',3'-cyclic phosphodiesterase, which encodes MMKLRLFTALLPEHRLLEDIISLQNACRRSGMQNLRYIEVENLHVTVNFLGDTDPMELPALHDILQQGVSMLKAPVFKPAGMGVFPSFRRARSLNLLLEDPEGGMDLMFRHLDGLLKGAGYPGEDRRFRPHVTFGRFRSPRGETVDADMLPSLTGDMERIFRVRELVLFRSELGPGGARYSPEGRYRFGTE